In one Umezawaea sp. Da 62-37 genomic region, the following are encoded:
- a CDS encoding LysR family transcriptional regulator yields MELRLLEYFVAVARERHVGRAAARLHMTQPPLSRAIRQLEDELGATLFDRTPKGVALTPAGTLLYEEARAVLKQVDRLHARMSSALDAARLTVGTLADTAEQVGGRVVESFRRRHPHVDVTIHEADLGDPTAGLRSGAVDVAFTRLPFDDTGLGTHVLRSDPVGVVTRADDPLARRESVRLADLVDRRWVRLPEDVDPVWSAYWTGGPPAEGLPVSRTIQECLQSALWNGTSALAPLNQALPAGLVVVAVTDRPPSRLVVAWRKSGSNAMVRSFVRIAAAAHRS; encoded by the coding sequence GTGGAACTCCGCCTGCTCGAGTACTTCGTGGCGGTCGCGCGGGAGCGGCACGTGGGGCGGGCCGCGGCGCGGTTGCACATGACGCAGCCACCGTTGAGCAGGGCGATCCGGCAACTCGAGGACGAGCTCGGCGCCACCCTGTTCGACCGCACGCCCAAGGGCGTCGCCCTCACGCCCGCCGGAACGCTGCTGTACGAGGAAGCGCGCGCGGTGCTCAAGCAGGTGGACCGGCTGCACGCCCGGATGTCCTCCGCGTTGGACGCGGCGCGTCTGACGGTCGGGACGCTGGCGGACACCGCGGAACAGGTCGGCGGTCGGGTGGTCGAGTCGTTCCGCCGACGCCACCCGCACGTCGACGTCACGATCCACGAGGCGGACCTCGGCGATCCGACCGCCGGACTGCGGAGCGGCGCGGTCGACGTCGCGTTCACGCGCCTGCCGTTCGACGACACCGGTCTGGGCACGCACGTGCTGCGCTCGGACCCGGTCGGGGTGGTGACGCGCGCCGACGACCCGCTCGCGCGGCGGGAGTCGGTGCGCCTGGCCGACCTGGTCGACCGGCGCTGGGTGCGGCTGCCGGAGGACGTGGACCCGGTGTGGAGCGCCTACTGGACGGGTGGCCCGCCCGCCGAGGGGCTGCCGGTCAGCAGGACGATCCAGGAGTGCCTCCAGTCGGCCCTGTGGAACGGGACCTCCGCGCTGGCGCCCCTCAACCAGGCGCTTCCCGCGGGGCTCGTCGTGGTGGCGGTGACCGACCGGCCGCCGAGTCGGCTGGTCGTCGCCTGGAGGAAGAGCGGTTCGAACGCGATGGTCCGCTCGTTCGTCCGCATCGCCGCTGCCGCCCACCGCTCCTGA
- a CDS encoding SDR family NAD(P)-dependent oxidoreductase, translating to MRVTTPFTQHSTAADVVDGIDLTGRRIVVTGAAAGIGVETARALAGAGAEVTLAVRDVDAGARVAADITATTGSTAVEVVPLDLVDLDSVAAFASAWTGPLHVLIANAGIMAPPETRTSRGWELQFATNHLGHFALALGLHDALAAADDARIVAVSSTGHLRSPVVFEDIHFHDRPYDPLIAYGQSKTANVNFTLTVNSLADSFRWSDCCTSR from the coding sequence ATGCGCGTCACCACCCCGTTCACCCAGCACTCGACCGCGGCCGACGTCGTCGACGGCATCGACCTCACCGGCCGCCGCATCGTCGTGACCGGGGCCGCCGCGGGCATCGGCGTCGAAACCGCCCGTGCCCTGGCGGGCGCGGGGGCCGAGGTGACGCTTGCCGTCCGCGACGTCGACGCGGGAGCCCGAGTCGCCGCCGACATCACCGCGACCACCGGGAGCACCGCCGTCGAGGTCGTCCCGCTCGACCTCGTGGACCTGGACTCCGTCGCGGCCTTCGCCTCCGCCTGGACCGGGCCGCTGCACGTCCTCATCGCCAACGCGGGCATCATGGCGCCACCGGAGACCCGCACGTCACGGGGCTGGGAGTTGCAGTTCGCCACCAACCACCTCGGCCACTTCGCCCTGGCCCTGGGTCTGCACGACGCCCTCGCCGCCGCCGACGACGCCCGGATCGTGGCGGTCAGCTCGACCGGGCACCTGCGCTCGCCGGTCGTGTTCGAGGACATCCACTTCCACGACCGCCCCTACGACCCGCTGATCGCCTACGGCCAGTCCAAGACCGCGAATGTCAATTTCACACTGACTGTGAATAGCTTGGCAGATAGTTTCCGCTGGTCAGACTGTTGCACTTCTAGATAG
- the hisS gene encoding histidine--tRNA ligase translates to MKIDNSPPRGTRDLLPDSVAARDHVLATISEVYRRYGFQRIETPALEDIRRLQGGQGGENEKLIFQVLKRGLGDHVEAGIPIGDLIDLGLRFDLTVPLVRFYANNHATLPSTFRAFQFAPVWRAERPQKGRYRQFYQCDIDLIGDASVLAEVELIEATTEALDAVGITDTTVRLSDRRFLSALAAHVGLAELEWPGFFIGLDKLDKIGWDGVRAELIEKRGLSAMAVDNAQSIIQGLVGLEADKVADRLADAVPSLPDEVVSDMATTVGCLADIGTKRTIRWEFDPTLVRGMGYYTGQIFEISHPKSSSSVAGGGRYDKLVGSSLGKDIPACGFSLGFERIVDLIPDVPSRSALAVLFEPDVPVSYALQRAREVRAHGRETTVVRRSGKLPAQLGRLEGQGFTGFVHLRTVLTDGTTESERPLGAPK, encoded by the coding sequence GTGAAGATCGACAATAGTCCGCCACGTGGTACTCGTGATCTGCTTCCCGACAGCGTCGCCGCGCGCGATCATGTCTTGGCGACGATCAGCGAGGTCTATCGCCGGTATGGCTTCCAGCGCATCGAAACGCCTGCGTTGGAAGACATCCGGCGACTGCAAGGGGGCCAAGGTGGAGAGAACGAAAAGCTGATCTTCCAGGTCCTCAAGCGGGGTCTGGGCGATCATGTGGAGGCGGGCATCCCCATCGGCGACTTGATCGACCTGGGGTTGCGGTTTGACCTGACAGTGCCGCTGGTGCGGTTCTACGCCAACAACCACGCGACGCTTCCGTCGACGTTCCGCGCGTTCCAGTTTGCCCCCGTGTGGCGGGCAGAGCGTCCGCAGAAAGGCCGGTACAGGCAGTTCTATCAATGCGACATCGACCTGATCGGTGACGCATCTGTACTCGCCGAGGTCGAGCTGATCGAGGCGACCACTGAGGCGCTCGACGCGGTGGGGATCACCGACACCACCGTCAGGTTGTCCGATCGCCGATTCCTCTCGGCCCTGGCTGCGCACGTGGGCCTTGCCGAACTAGAGTGGCCTGGGTTCTTCATCGGCCTGGACAAGCTCGACAAGATCGGTTGGGACGGCGTCCGTGCCGAACTGATTGAGAAGCGGGGTCTGTCGGCTATGGCTGTCGACAACGCACAATCGATCATCCAAGGGCTGGTTGGGCTGGAAGCAGACAAGGTCGCGGATCGGCTTGCCGATGCCGTGCCCAGCCTGCCGGACGAAGTCGTTTCCGATATGGCCACGACGGTTGGATGCCTGGCTGACATCGGTACGAAGCGCACGATCCGCTGGGAGTTCGATCCAACTCTGGTACGCGGTATGGGCTACTACACGGGGCAGATTTTCGAGATTTCGCACCCGAAGTCGTCTTCATCTGTCGCCGGTGGCGGCCGGTACGACAAGCTTGTCGGCAGCTCATTGGGCAAGGACATACCGGCTTGCGGATTCTCGTTGGGGTTCGAGCGCATCGTGGACCTCATTCCTGACGTCCCTTCCCGCTCTGCCCTGGCGGTGCTGTTCGAGCCAGACGTCCCTGTTTCCTACGCGTTGCAGCGTGCTCGCGAGGTGCGCGCACATGGTAGGGAGACGACGGTAGTCCGGCGCAGCGGCAAGCTTCCCGCCCAACTCGGCCGCCTTGAGGGGCAGGGCTTTACCGGATTCGTGCACCTCCGCACCGTTCTGACTGATGGAACGACGGAATCAGAGCGCCCGCTGGGCGCACCTAAGTAG
- a CDS encoding polyprenyl synthetase family protein has protein sequence MLAEAFEKLSPQLATLYSVLLTRELADSPELASLHGAYAEYAQRDRHLPRPVLTYFGFHAFTDAVDFTDVDRIGEALVVPQLLRDVLAVHDDIVDEDLDKFGASPLPVVLSGAAGKLTQHGKDLALYYGDFLVGVLYRAASRVTGETGNALVRLISDTLYVNQRGQLAELLAETKPLSQTTVDDLLLIGERKAAHYCYAFPFVAGATLAGHDEHRIRPAARLLLKIGTASQVVDDITGTFPGVMDHDKDTLGEIANLRRTVPLVLLATGSHTEKVAALLAAPTPMSSEDAIAIREELWGSDVPSRALALCRNLVADIKVDLASITLGTAALEYIGDLVDHRLSGSLNRFERAIN, from the coding sequence GTGTTAGCCGAAGCATTCGAGAAGCTCAGCCCCCAACTGGCCACTCTCTACTCGGTGTTGCTCACGCGGGAACTCGCGGACAGCCCTGAACTGGCATCACTTCACGGTGCCTACGCCGAGTACGCCCAGCGTGACCGGCACTTGCCGCGACCTGTCTTGACGTACTTCGGTTTCCACGCTTTCACCGATGCGGTCGACTTCACCGACGTCGACCGCATCGGCGAAGCGCTCGTGGTACCTCAACTCTTGCGCGACGTGCTCGCTGTCCACGATGACATCGTGGACGAGGACTTGGACAAGTTCGGAGCATCACCGCTGCCGGTCGTCCTGTCCGGCGCGGCTGGAAAGCTCACTCAGCACGGCAAGGACTTGGCGCTCTACTACGGGGACTTCCTGGTCGGCGTGCTCTACCGGGCTGCGTCACGGGTCACCGGTGAGACCGGTAACGCGTTGGTGCGGTTGATCTCGGACACCCTGTACGTCAACCAGCGTGGCCAACTGGCTGAACTTCTTGCCGAGACGAAGCCCTTGTCACAGACGACCGTTGACGACTTGCTGTTGATCGGGGAACGCAAGGCTGCGCACTACTGCTACGCGTTCCCCTTCGTCGCCGGTGCCACACTCGCTGGACACGACGAGCACCGAATCCGCCCAGCAGCGCGGTTGCTACTGAAGATCGGGACCGCGTCACAGGTCGTGGACGACATCACGGGAACTTTCCCCGGCGTGATGGACCACGACAAGGACACCCTCGGTGAGATCGCCAATCTTCGCCGCACCGTCCCGCTGGTCCTTCTGGCGACCGGAAGTCACACGGAGAAGGTTGCAGCGCTGTTGGCCGCCCCAACACCCATGTCGTCAGAGGACGCGATAGCTATACGTGAGGAACTGTGGGGCAGCGACGTGCCCTCCCGTGCGCTCGCGCTCTGTCGCAACTTGGTGGCAGACATCAAGGTTGATCTGGCCAGCATCACGTTGGGCACTGCTGCACTCGAATACATCGGCGACCTCGTGGATCACCGGCTGAGCGGGAGTCTGAACCGTTTCGAACGAGCAATCAACTAG